In Chaetodon trifascialis isolate fChaTrf1 chromosome 2, fChaTrf1.hap1, whole genome shotgun sequence, one DNA window encodes the following:
- the rps19bp1 gene encoding active regulator of SIRT1, with protein sequence MSASLIRRGLELLSDDMEDASKKTKRKPQQQTPSSATVMKLVSTKRQGVTKQVRRLQGRQGPGKSKATVKDKRIKSAVEEFRKKQGKSHMSANLKYFMETGYKAANPDTLKILNHNSGRQSRNRPDRPTKKSKEPESLFTEKEFQQFQKEYFGRIVEKQ encoded by the exons ATGTCGGCGTCGTTGATCAGGAGAGGACTGGAGCTGCTGAGCGATGACATGGAAG ATGCCAGTAAAAAGACGAAGAGGAAGCCGCAGCAGCAGACGCCCAGCTCGGCCACGGTGATGAAGCTGGTGAGCACAAAGCGGCAGGGAGTCACCAAGCAGGTGAGGCGGCTGCAGGGCCGCCAGGGTCCCGGCAAGAGCAAAGCCACAGTCAAAGACAAGAGGATCAAGTCTGCAGTGG AGGAGTTCAGGAAGAAGCAGGGGAAGAGCCACATGAGCGCCAACCTCAAGTACTTCATGGAAACGGGCtataaagcagcaaatcctgacaCTCTGAAG ATCCTGAACCACAATTCCGGGAGACAGTCCAGGAATCGCCCAGACCGACCCACCAAGAAGAGCAAGGAGCCGGAGTCTTTGTTCACAGAGAAGGAGTTCCAGCAGTTCCAGAAGGAATACTTTGGCAGGATCGTCGAGAAGCAATGA
- the LOC139339972 gene encoding apolipoprotein L domain-containing protein 1-like isoform X1, whose translation MSRPVPLPRRQMSNPDKSEDGELLKSSCAPQSPTKSSKGGPACSAPPPLPPKIWAVKKSPAGNGVLEIVKVTAEKSVDDTCRARPPLLPQKPPKELPDDQYEVLDDSCLMDWWEDAIPWKSLCRDLKLRGKKETKIIKVKAEHLYKALQVYILLLSEHGGFLREQSAELLCIAGNLDKVSKGTTIAGITGGATTVAGGVAAAAGVILSPLTMGASLALTVVGVGVATAGGVTGASAAIANKVNVTQDKKKIEKTFQEYERVMGGIQACLKFISEGMEQLKQHDLSVLSEARRSSLRVARVVQLATTGGGSTKAIEANSKASGLMQGFALGLDIHFTRGKDGQKLKKGHESKLAKKIRCLVDDLNTALDELIQVKELFSKLCDRE comes from the exons ATGTCCCGG CCAGTACCTTTGCCAAGGAGACAGATGTCCAATCCAGACAAAAGTGAGGACGGCGAGCTGTTAAAAAGTAGCTGCGCTCCTCAGTCTCCCACCAAATCTTCAAAG GGAGGTCCGGCCTGCTCGGCTCCTCCACCGCTGCCACCAAAGATCTGGGCTGTTAAAAAGAGTCCGGCTGGAAATGGAGTTCTGGAAATAGTAAAG GTGACGGCTGAGAAATCCGTCGATGATACCTGTAGAGCACgacctcctctgctgcctcaaaAACCTCCAAAAGAACTGCCCGACGACCAGTATGAAGTCCTG GATGACAGCTGTTTGATGGATTGGTGGGAGGATGCGATAC CCTGGAAGTCTCTCTGCAGAGACCTCAAACttagagggaagaaagaaacaaa GATCATCAAAGTTAAGGCTGAACACCTCTATAAAGCTCTGCAGGTTTACATCCTCCTGCTGTCTGAGCATGGAGGCTTCCTGAGGGAACAGTCCGCTGAGCTGCTCTGCATTGCTGGCAACTTAGACAAG GTGTCAAAGGGTACAACGATTGCTGGCATCACAGGAGGGGCTACAACCGTGGCGGGAGGCGTGGCAGCAGCTGCCGGGGTGATTCTGTCTCCGCTCACAATGGGAGCCTCTCTGGCCCTGACTGTGGTCGGGGTTGGCGTGGCCACGGCCGGCGGCGTCACCGGTGCATCAGCAGCCATCGCCAACAAG GTGAATGTCACTCAGGACAAGAAGAAAATCGAAAAAACTTTCCAGGAGTACGAGCGGGTCATGGGGGGTATTCAGGCCTGCCTGAAGTTCATCAGTGAGGGCAtggagcagctgaagcagcacGATCTGTCCGTGCTGAGTGAAGCCCGGAGGAGCTCGCTGAGAGTGGCCCGTGTGGTGCAGCTGGCCACcacaggaggagggagcacCAAGGCCATCGAGGCTAACAGTAAGGCATCAGGGCTGATGCAAGGCTTCGCCCTCGGCTTGGATATCCACTTCACCCGCGGAAAGGATGGTCAGAAGCTGAAGAAAGGCCACGAGTCCAAGCTCGCGAAGAAAATCCGCTGTCTGGTTGATGACCTCAACACGGCTTTGGATGAGCTCATACAAGTCAAAGAATTGTTCAGCAAGCTTTGTGATAGAGAGTAG
- the LOC139339972 gene encoding apolipoprotein L domain-containing protein 1-like isoform X2, whose protein sequence is MSRGGPACSAPPPLPPKIWAVKKSPAGNGVLEIVKVTAEKSVDDTCRARPPLLPQKPPKELPDDQYEVLDDSCLMDWWEDAIPWKSLCRDLKLRGKKETKIIKVKAEHLYKALQVYILLLSEHGGFLREQSAELLCIAGNLDKVSKGTTIAGITGGATTVAGGVAAAAGVILSPLTMGASLALTVVGVGVATAGGVTGASAAIANKVNVTQDKKKIEKTFQEYERVMGGIQACLKFISEGMEQLKQHDLSVLSEARRSSLRVARVVQLATTGGGSTKAIEANSKASGLMQGFALGLDIHFTRGKDGQKLKKGHESKLAKKIRCLVDDLNTALDELIQVKELFSKLCDRE, encoded by the exons ATGTCCCGG GGAGGTCCGGCCTGCTCGGCTCCTCCACCGCTGCCACCAAAGATCTGGGCTGTTAAAAAGAGTCCGGCTGGAAATGGAGTTCTGGAAATAGTAAAG GTGACGGCTGAGAAATCCGTCGATGATACCTGTAGAGCACgacctcctctgctgcctcaaaAACCTCCAAAAGAACTGCCCGACGACCAGTATGAAGTCCTG GATGACAGCTGTTTGATGGATTGGTGGGAGGATGCGATAC CCTGGAAGTCTCTCTGCAGAGACCTCAAACttagagggaagaaagaaacaaa GATCATCAAAGTTAAGGCTGAACACCTCTATAAAGCTCTGCAGGTTTACATCCTCCTGCTGTCTGAGCATGGAGGCTTCCTGAGGGAACAGTCCGCTGAGCTGCTCTGCATTGCTGGCAACTTAGACAAG GTGTCAAAGGGTACAACGATTGCTGGCATCACAGGAGGGGCTACAACCGTGGCGGGAGGCGTGGCAGCAGCTGCCGGGGTGATTCTGTCTCCGCTCACAATGGGAGCCTCTCTGGCCCTGACTGTGGTCGGGGTTGGCGTGGCCACGGCCGGCGGCGTCACCGGTGCATCAGCAGCCATCGCCAACAAG GTGAATGTCACTCAGGACAAGAAGAAAATCGAAAAAACTTTCCAGGAGTACGAGCGGGTCATGGGGGGTATTCAGGCCTGCCTGAAGTTCATCAGTGAGGGCAtggagcagctgaagcagcacGATCTGTCCGTGCTGAGTGAAGCCCGGAGGAGCTCGCTGAGAGTGGCCCGTGTGGTGCAGCTGGCCACcacaggaggagggagcacCAAGGCCATCGAGGCTAACAGTAAGGCATCAGGGCTGATGCAAGGCTTCGCCCTCGGCTTGGATATCCACTTCACCCGCGGAAAGGATGGTCAGAAGCTGAAGAAAGGCCACGAGTCCAAGCTCGCGAAGAAAATCCGCTGTCTGGTTGATGACCTCAACACGGCTTTGGATGAGCTCATACAAGTCAAAGAATTGTTCAGCAAGCTTTGTGATAGAGAGTAG
- the atf4a gene encoding cyclic AMP-dependent transcription factor ATF-4 isoform X2: MTLSQLALEDVEALYLGPSFLMADPMGPLLDQDEEEALSPSSSLEGKAPASPSLSFSSYASSLSPYQTLSSSPLSSASPPPSPPPPSSLFLGTKAGVDSLSLPWLGASDLLDAQVRADDGKEDAFAGMDWMSEKIDLSEFDLDSLIGSCSSDESPSSPEDLLASLDSHMGLDLDSFDTAIPSPHDSLGLGLSLPSIPPLPLELPLPGVAEAKKTEVAPDQEVVMKSEPPSPLPSPSPPSPAYTLELGSEVDVLDAEKMATSLTAAIIPDPSGSIQTSSPIVLSLPTSGHIVVVLANKDEPPLVSLTDRSIESSPSASDCDSDSGIESIVSSPAHLPSSPPTPPSTAGSSRTKPYSKPEPTAASYPAASTSRVKSVSGAPKVVEKKLKKMEQNKTAATRYRQKKRVEQELLGTELEGLEKRNHELKEKAETISREIQYLKDLMEEVRKHRRGKTSSGARRADGVL; encoded by the exons atgacaCTCTCCCAGCTGGCCTTGGAGGACGTGGAGGCCCTGTACTTAG GGCCCTCGTTTCTGATGGCTGACCCCATGGGGCCCCTTCTGGAccaagatgaagaagaagctctttctccctcctcctctctagAGGGGAAGGCGCCAGCTTcgccctccctctctttctcctcctacGCATCTTCCCTGTCTCCCTACCAGACCTTGTCGTCTTCCCCACTCTCTTCTGCCtccccacctccctctcctcctcccccctcgtCCTTGTTCCTGGGAACCAAGGCCGGAGTGGACTCACTGTCACTCCCCTGGCTGGGTGCCAGCGACCTGCTCGACGCCCAAGTTAGAGCAGACGATGGAAAAG AGGACGCTTTTGCAGGGATGGACTGGATGTCAGAAAAAATCGACCTGAGTGAATTTGACCTGGATTCCCTCATTGgctcctgctcctctgatgAGTCTCCCAGCTCCCCTGAAGATCTTCTGGCCTCCCTGGACTCCCACATGGGTCTGGATCTAGATTCATTCGACACAGCCATCCCCTCTCCACACGATAGCCTGGGGCTGGGTCTGTCACTGCCCAGtatcccccctctccctctggaGCTCCCCCTCCCGGGGGTAGCCGAGGCCAAGAAGACAGAGGTGGCTCCTGATCAGGAGGTTGTTATGAAGTCTGAGCCTCCCTCCCcgctcccctctccctctcccccctccccagcCTACACATTGGAGCTGGGGAGTGAAGTGGATGTCCTGGATGCAGAGAAAATGGCCACATCCCTCACAGCCGCCATCATTCCAGATCCCAGTGGAAGCATTCAGACCAGCAGCCCCATTGTGCTCTCTCTCCCCACCTCTGGCCACATTGTGGTGGTGCTCGCCAACAAAGATGAGCCCCCCCTCGTGTCTCTCACTGACCGGTCCATTGAAAGCTCTCCTTCAGCAAGTGACTGTGACAGTGATTCTGGCATCGAGTCTATAGTCAGCTCGCCTGCACAcctcccctcctcaccccccacccccccttccaCCGCTGGATCCTCCAGGACCAAACCCTACTCCAAACCAGAGCCCACCGCTGCTTCCTACCCAGCTGCCAGTACCTCCAGGGTTAAATCGGTGTCTGGTGCTCCCAAGGTGGTGGAGAAGAAACTGAAGAAGATGGAGCAGAACAAGACAGCAGCTACTCGCTAtagacagaagaagagggtcGAGCAGGAGCTGCTCGGTACAGAGCTCGAAGGGCTAGAGAAGAGGAACCatgagctgaaggagaaggCGGAGACCATCAGCCGAGAGATTCAGTACCTGAAGGACCTGATGGAGGAGGTTCGGAAGCACCGCCGTGGGAAGACCAGCTCAGGGGCTCGGCGAGCAGACGGTGTGTTATAG
- the atf4a gene encoding cyclic AMP-dependent transcription factor ATF-4 isoform X1 yields MTLSQLALEDVEALYLGPSFLMADPMGPLLDQDEEEALSPSSSLEGKAPASPSLSFSSYASSLSPYQTLSSSPLSSASPPPSPPPPSSLFLGTKAGVDSLSLPWLGASDLLDAQVRADDGKAEDAFAGMDWMSEKIDLSEFDLDSLIGSCSSDESPSSPEDLLASLDSHMGLDLDSFDTAIPSPHDSLGLGLSLPSIPPLPLELPLPGVAEAKKTEVAPDQEVVMKSEPPSPLPSPSPPSPAYTLELGSEVDVLDAEKMATSLTAAIIPDPSGSIQTSSPIVLSLPTSGHIVVVLANKDEPPLVSLTDRSIESSPSASDCDSDSGIESIVSSPAHLPSSPPTPPSTAGSSRTKPYSKPEPTAASYPAASTSRVKSVSGAPKVVEKKLKKMEQNKTAATRYRQKKRVEQELLGTELEGLEKRNHELKEKAETISREIQYLKDLMEEVRKHRRGKTSSGARRADGVL; encoded by the exons atgacaCTCTCCCAGCTGGCCTTGGAGGACGTGGAGGCCCTGTACTTAG GGCCCTCGTTTCTGATGGCTGACCCCATGGGGCCCCTTCTGGAccaagatgaagaagaagctctttctccctcctcctctctagAGGGGAAGGCGCCAGCTTcgccctccctctctttctcctcctacGCATCTTCCCTGTCTCCCTACCAGACCTTGTCGTCTTCCCCACTCTCTTCTGCCtccccacctccctctcctcctcccccctcgtCCTTGTTCCTGGGAACCAAGGCCGGAGTGGACTCACTGTCACTCCCCTGGCTGGGTGCCAGCGACCTGCTCGACGCCCAAGTTAGAGCAGACGATGGAAAAG CAGAGGACGCTTTTGCAGGGATGGACTGGATGTCAGAAAAAATCGACCTGAGTGAATTTGACCTGGATTCCCTCATTGgctcctgctcctctgatgAGTCTCCCAGCTCCCCTGAAGATCTTCTGGCCTCCCTGGACTCCCACATGGGTCTGGATCTAGATTCATTCGACACAGCCATCCCCTCTCCACACGATAGCCTGGGGCTGGGTCTGTCACTGCCCAGtatcccccctctccctctggaGCTCCCCCTCCCGGGGGTAGCCGAGGCCAAGAAGACAGAGGTGGCTCCTGATCAGGAGGTTGTTATGAAGTCTGAGCCTCCCTCCCcgctcccctctccctctcccccctccccagcCTACACATTGGAGCTGGGGAGTGAAGTGGATGTCCTGGATGCAGAGAAAATGGCCACATCCCTCACAGCCGCCATCATTCCAGATCCCAGTGGAAGCATTCAGACCAGCAGCCCCATTGTGCTCTCTCTCCCCACCTCTGGCCACATTGTGGTGGTGCTCGCCAACAAAGATGAGCCCCCCCTCGTGTCTCTCACTGACCGGTCCATTGAAAGCTCTCCTTCAGCAAGTGACTGTGACAGTGATTCTGGCATCGAGTCTATAGTCAGCTCGCCTGCACAcctcccctcctcaccccccacccccccttccaCCGCTGGATCCTCCAGGACCAAACCCTACTCCAAACCAGAGCCCACCGCTGCTTCCTACCCAGCTGCCAGTACCTCCAGGGTTAAATCGGTGTCTGGTGCTCCCAAGGTGGTGGAGAAGAAACTGAAGAAGATGGAGCAGAACAAGACAGCAGCTACTCGCTAtagacagaagaagagggtcGAGCAGGAGCTGCTCGGTACAGAGCTCGAAGGGCTAGAGAAGAGGAACCatgagctgaaggagaaggCGGAGACCATCAGCCGAGAGATTCAGTACCTGAAGGACCTGATGGAGGAGGTTCGGAAGCACCGCCGTGGGAAGACCAGCTCAGGGGCTCGGCGAGCAGACGGTGTGTTATAG
- the LOC139343335 gene encoding uncharacterized protein isoform X1, giving the protein MWRSGAAAACLIAVCAYYASFYCARREQSRMSSTLTRHVIWESEGLVAYLHPRPWTPGSVILERSTPGSLGGSIFQLEKQEFLTWLLGARAVAQLLCDKLAVQRCALVSRPHRDTPAQIRVLPLHGLDAEWRPHLAGDEEHNAHDPGYCTSKSAPKWSDSSLTEIQAKIRAKLPSPDAPFDLTFLGDDPAHPGLFSRIVRGEEQQWRVWEDEGHIAFLTPFPNSPGFTVLVPRRPLTSDIFRLEKGDYEGLVLSTWEVARLLTEGLGSWGMGLVFEGFEIDYAHAKLIPLFLPPSSGAGDDAAKLPPPQFYPTYPGYVTSEDGPEAGVESLDELHVKITQT; this is encoded by the exons ATGTGGCGGAGCGGAGCAGCCGCCGCCTGTTTGATAGCCGTTTGTGCTTATTACGCCAGCTTTTACTGCGCGcggagagagcagagcag AATGTCCTCCACTCTTACCCGTCATGTCATCTGGGAGTCAGAGGGGCTGGTGGCCTACCTTCACCCCCGGCCCTGGACCCCAGGCTCTGTTATCCTGGAGCGTAGCACCCCTGGCAGCCTGGGAGGCAGCATCTTCCAGCTGGAGAAGCAGGAGTTTTTAACCTGGCTGCTCGGGGCGAGAGCCGttgcacagctgctgtgtgacaaGCTGGCAGTTCAGAGGTGTGCGCTGGTCAGCAGGCCTCACCGAGACACACCTGCCCAG ATCCGTGTCCTCCCTCTGCATGGCCTGGATGCAGAGTGGCGCCCTCACCTGGCAGGAGATGAGGAGCACAACGCCCATGACCCAGGATACTGCACCTCCAAGAGCGCTCCCAAATGGAGTGACTCCAGCCTGACTGAAATCCAGGCCAAGATTCGAGCCAAGCTCCCGTCACCTGACGCGCCGTTCGATCTGACGTTCCTCGGGGACGACCCGGCTCACCCTGGCTTGTTTTCACGCATCGTGCGTGGGGAGGAGCAGCAGTGGCGGGTGTGGGAGGACGAGGGTCACATAGCCTTTCTCACTCCTTTTCCCAACTCCCCTGGCTTCACCGTGCTGGTCCCGcgccgacctttgacctctgataTATTCAGATTAGAGAAAGGGGACTACGAGGGACTGGTGCTGTCCACCTGGGAGGTGGCGAGGCTTCTTACGGAGGGGTTGGGTTCCTGGGGGATGGGCCTTGTTTTTGAGGGTTTTGAGATTGATTACGCTCATGCCAAGTTGATTCCGCTGTTTCTGCCTCCGTCGTCAGGAGCAGGAGACGACGCCGCTAAACTACCACCTCCCCAGTTCTACCCCACCTATCCTGGATATGTGACCTCAGAAGACGGACCTGAAGCCGGCGTGGAAAGTCTGGACGAGCTACACGTTAAAATTACTCAGACTTAA
- the LOC139343335 gene encoding uncharacterized protein isoform X2: MLFTRFMIRRMSSTLTRHVIWESEGLVAYLHPRPWTPGSVILERSTPGSLGGSIFQLEKQEFLTWLLGARAVAQLLCDKLAVQRCALVSRPHRDTPAQIRVLPLHGLDAEWRPHLAGDEEHNAHDPGYCTSKSAPKWSDSSLTEIQAKIRAKLPSPDAPFDLTFLGDDPAHPGLFSRIVRGEEQQWRVWEDEGHIAFLTPFPNSPGFTVLVPRRPLTSDIFRLEKGDYEGLVLSTWEVARLLTEGLGSWGMGLVFEGFEIDYAHAKLIPLFLPPSSGAGDDAAKLPPPQFYPTYPGYVTSEDGPEAGVESLDELHVKITQT, translated from the exons ATGCTGTTTACAAGGTTCATGATCAGAAG AATGTCCTCCACTCTTACCCGTCATGTCATCTGGGAGTCAGAGGGGCTGGTGGCCTACCTTCACCCCCGGCCCTGGACCCCAGGCTCTGTTATCCTGGAGCGTAGCACCCCTGGCAGCCTGGGAGGCAGCATCTTCCAGCTGGAGAAGCAGGAGTTTTTAACCTGGCTGCTCGGGGCGAGAGCCGttgcacagctgctgtgtgacaaGCTGGCAGTTCAGAGGTGTGCGCTGGTCAGCAGGCCTCACCGAGACACACCTGCCCAG ATCCGTGTCCTCCCTCTGCATGGCCTGGATGCAGAGTGGCGCCCTCACCTGGCAGGAGATGAGGAGCACAACGCCCATGACCCAGGATACTGCACCTCCAAGAGCGCTCCCAAATGGAGTGACTCCAGCCTGACTGAAATCCAGGCCAAGATTCGAGCCAAGCTCCCGTCACCTGACGCGCCGTTCGATCTGACGTTCCTCGGGGACGACCCGGCTCACCCTGGCTTGTTTTCACGCATCGTGCGTGGGGAGGAGCAGCAGTGGCGGGTGTGGGAGGACGAGGGTCACATAGCCTTTCTCACTCCTTTTCCCAACTCCCCTGGCTTCACCGTGCTGGTCCCGcgccgacctttgacctctgataTATTCAGATTAGAGAAAGGGGACTACGAGGGACTGGTGCTGTCCACCTGGGAGGTGGCGAGGCTTCTTACGGAGGGGTTGGGTTCCTGGGGGATGGGCCTTGTTTTTGAGGGTTTTGAGATTGATTACGCTCATGCCAAGTTGATTCCGCTGTTTCTGCCTCCGTCGTCAGGAGCAGGAGACGACGCCGCTAAACTACCACCTCCCCAGTTCTACCCCACCTATCCTGGATATGTGACCTCAGAAGACGGACCTGAAGCCGGCGTGGAAAGTCTGGACGAGCTACACGTTAAAATTACTCAGACTTAA
- the LOC139343335 gene encoding uncharacterized protein isoform X3, with amino-acid sequence MSSTLTRHVIWESEGLVAYLHPRPWTPGSVILERSTPGSLGGSIFQLEKQEFLTWLLGARAVAQLLCDKLAVQRCALVSRPHRDTPAQIRVLPLHGLDAEWRPHLAGDEEHNAHDPGYCTSKSAPKWSDSSLTEIQAKIRAKLPSPDAPFDLTFLGDDPAHPGLFSRIVRGEEQQWRVWEDEGHIAFLTPFPNSPGFTVLVPRRPLTSDIFRLEKGDYEGLVLSTWEVARLLTEGLGSWGMGLVFEGFEIDYAHAKLIPLFLPPSSGAGDDAAKLPPPQFYPTYPGYVTSEDGPEAGVESLDELHVKITQT; translated from the exons ATGTCCTCCACTCTTACCCGTCATGTCATCTGGGAGTCAGAGGGGCTGGTGGCCTACCTTCACCCCCGGCCCTGGACCCCAGGCTCTGTTATCCTGGAGCGTAGCACCCCTGGCAGCCTGGGAGGCAGCATCTTCCAGCTGGAGAAGCAGGAGTTTTTAACCTGGCTGCTCGGGGCGAGAGCCGttgcacagctgctgtgtgacaaGCTGGCAGTTCAGAGGTGTGCGCTGGTCAGCAGGCCTCACCGAGACACACCTGCCCAG ATCCGTGTCCTCCCTCTGCATGGCCTGGATGCAGAGTGGCGCCCTCACCTGGCAGGAGATGAGGAGCACAACGCCCATGACCCAGGATACTGCACCTCCAAGAGCGCTCCCAAATGGAGTGACTCCAGCCTGACTGAAATCCAGGCCAAGATTCGAGCCAAGCTCCCGTCACCTGACGCGCCGTTCGATCTGACGTTCCTCGGGGACGACCCGGCTCACCCTGGCTTGTTTTCACGCATCGTGCGTGGGGAGGAGCAGCAGTGGCGGGTGTGGGAGGACGAGGGTCACATAGCCTTTCTCACTCCTTTTCCCAACTCCCCTGGCTTCACCGTGCTGGTCCCGcgccgacctttgacctctgataTATTCAGATTAGAGAAAGGGGACTACGAGGGACTGGTGCTGTCCACCTGGGAGGTGGCGAGGCTTCTTACGGAGGGGTTGGGTTCCTGGGGGATGGGCCTTGTTTTTGAGGGTTTTGAGATTGATTACGCTCATGCCAAGTTGATTCCGCTGTTTCTGCCTCCGTCGTCAGGAGCAGGAGACGACGCCGCTAAACTACCACCTCCCCAGTTCTACCCCACCTATCCTGGATATGTGACCTCAGAAGACGGACCTGAAGCCGGCGTGGAAAGTCTGGACGAGCTACACGTTAAAATTACTCAGACTTAA
- the LOC139349099 gene encoding G-protein coupled receptor 4 → MFNTTLSPAADLYMNSTPAGGPRGPPPWYQFAVCAVAPYGFIFYFGVKVFNLAVGTPCNVLVMWQIVSKKSDASTSDIFIFNLAILDAYFCLMTPIEMANRLLLGDSRIWFAQRFAYGIKDVAPLFLVCICVDRYMAVVHPVLFAGIRDNRIRVGISVVVWGLILAYGLIKCILGVMSVNEIFSGVILFSFAVMVFCNISVIWVLRRSVAGKEEMHPVKKKAFKMVLIILAIIVTNYLPPVALMPFVSYYSFVAFRCQISISVFSIMDLSCSIEPLLYITKMERVDGRCCGRSLSKESRDAKV, encoded by the exons aTGTTCAACACCACTCTGAGCCCTGCAGCCGACCTCTACATGAACTCCACCCCTGCCGGCGGCCCCCGTGGACCTCCACCGTGGTACCAGTTCGCTGTATGCGCCGTGGCCCCTTACGGCTTCATCTTCTACTTCGGGGTCAAGGTGTTCAACCTGGCCGTGGGGACGCCCTGTAACGTCCTGGTCATGTGGCAGATCGTCTCCAAGAAGAGTGACGCGTCCACCTCTGACATCTTCATCTTCAACCTGGCCATCTTGGACGCCTACTTCTGCCTAATGACGCCCATAGAGATGGCCAACCggcttctgctgggtgacagtcGCATTTGGTTCGCTCAGAGGTTCGCTTACGGGATAAAAGACGTGGCGCCTCTCTTCCTG gtgtgtatctgtgtggaCCGCTACATGGCGGTGGTCCACCCGGTGCTGTTCGCTGGCATTCGAGATAACAGGATCCGCGTCGGCATTTCCGTGGTGGTCTGGGGCCTCATCCTGGCTTATGGCCTCATCAAGTGCATCCTGGGAGTCATGAGCGTCAACGAGATCTTCAGCGGCGTCATCCTCTTCTCCTTCGCCGTCATGGTCTTCTGCAACATCTCTGTCATCTGGGTCCTCAGACGCTCTGTGGCGGGAAAGGAGGAGATGCACCCGGTGAAGAAGAAGGCCTTCAAGATGGTGCTGATCATCCTGGCCATCATCGTGACCAACTACCTGCCGCCCGTGGCTCTCATGCCCTTCGTGTCGTACTACTCGTTCGTGGCGTTCCGCTGCCAGATCAGCATCAGCGTGTTCTCCATCATGGACCTGAGCTGCAGCATCGAGCCCCTCCTCTACATCACCAAGATGGAGCGCGTGGACGGCAGGTGCTGTGGACGGAGTTTGTCCAAGGAGTCGCGTGACGCCAAGGTGTGA